A genome region from Streptomyces antimycoticus includes the following:
- a CDS encoding TadA family conjugal transfer-associated ATPase, with protein MSVVSPDLLDAVRLRLAGSGAEPTPARVAAALREEGRLLGDTEVLGVVEALRSELVGTGPLEPLLAAPDVTDVLVTAPDEVWVDRGSGLERTTVTFVDTAAVRRLAQRLAAVAGRRLDDARPWVDARLPDGTRLHAVLPPVAVGSTCLSLRVVRPRAFSLAELEAAGTVPPGGAHLLRAMLDARLSYLISGGTGSGKTTLLSTLLGLVGPQERIVLAEDSAELRPDHPHVVRLETRPANQEGRGQVTLRDLVRQALRMRPDRLVVGEVRGAEVTDLLGALNTGHEGGCGTVHANTAADVPARLEALGSTAGLDRAALHSQLAAALSVLVHLVRDRGGRRRIAELHVLDRDRAGFVTTVPAAVWSPEGFERTVGWQRLQRLCARGGGAA; from the coding sequence ATGAGCGTCGTATCGCCGGATCTGCTGGACGCGGTGCGGCTGCGGCTCGCCGGGAGCGGCGCGGAGCCCACGCCCGCCCGGGTGGCGGCGGCCCTGCGTGAGGAGGGGCGGCTGCTCGGCGACACCGAGGTGCTCGGGGTGGTGGAGGCGCTGCGCTCGGAGCTGGTCGGCACCGGGCCCCTGGAGCCGCTGCTGGCCGCCCCCGATGTCACGGACGTCCTGGTCACCGCCCCCGATGAGGTGTGGGTGGACCGGGGTTCGGGGCTGGAGCGCACAACCGTCACCTTCGTGGACACGGCCGCCGTGCGCAGGCTCGCGCAGCGGCTCGCCGCGGTGGCCGGGCGGCGGCTGGACGACGCCCGGCCGTGGGTGGACGCCCGGCTGCCGGATGGGACACGGCTGCATGCGGTGCTCCCTCCGGTCGCGGTCGGCTCGACCTGTCTGTCGCTGCGAGTGGTGCGCCCCCGGGCGTTCTCCCTCGCGGAGCTGGAGGCGGCGGGGACGGTGCCGCCGGGCGGCGCGCATCTGCTGCGGGCCATGCTGGACGCCCGGCTGTCCTACCTGATCAGCGGCGGCACGGGCTCGGGCAAGACAACGCTGCTGAGCACCCTGCTGGGACTGGTCGGCCCGCAGGAGCGGATCGTCCTCGCCGAGGACTCGGCCGAGCTGCGGCCCGACCACCCGCATGTGGTCCGGCTGGAGACCCGCCCTGCCAACCAGGAGGGCCGAGGCCAGGTCACCCTGCGGGATCTGGTGCGGCAGGCGCTGCGGATGCGCCCCGACCGGCTGGTGGTCGGAGAGGTGAGAGGCGCCGAGGTCACCGATCTGCTGGGGGCCTTGAACACCGGCCATGAGGGCGGCTGCGGCACCGTGCACGCCAATACGGCGGCCGACGTTCCCGCGCGGCTGGAGGCGCTCGGCTCGACCGCGGGTCTGGACCGGGCCGCGCTGCACAGCCAGTTGGCGGCGGCCCTGTCAGTCCTGGTCCATCTGGTGCGGGACCGCGGCGGGCGGCGCAGGATCGCCGAGCTGCATGTGCTGGACCGGGACCGGGCGGGCTTCGTCACAACTGTCCCCGCGGCCGTCTGGAGCCCGGAAGGCTTCGAACGGACGGTGGGCTGGCAGCGGCTCCAGCGGCTGTGCGCACGGGGCGGAGGCGCGGCATGA
- the ssd gene encoding septum site-determining protein Ssd, whose protein sequence is MTASITPERPSAAEGQRGRPLIVTEDEELLDDLLRLCAAAGAEPEVAHGALTRRGSWEAAPLILVGDDSAARLCDRARREGVLLIGRDLDDHGIWRRAVALGADNVAFLPDAETWLVDRIADVAEGVGRQALTIGVIGGRGGAGASTLACALAVTAARSGRRTMLIDGDPLGGGLDVLLGGESAQGLRWPAFAESRGRVAGSALEESLPELHALRVLSWDRGDSVVIPSSAMRAVLAAARRRGGVVVVDLPRRVDDAAAEALAQIDLGLLVVPAELRAVAAAHRVASTVGMVLRDLRAVVRGPCGPELGDEEIAGLLGLPLAGQLPPEPGLADAFEGGEPPGGSPRGPLGRFCAEFWARALADEGGVTA, encoded by the coding sequence GTGACTGCATCCATCACACCGGAACGCCCTTCGGCGGCCGAAGGACAACGGGGCAGACCGCTCATCGTCACCGAGGACGAGGAGCTTCTCGACGATCTGCTGCGGCTGTGCGCGGCGGCCGGAGCCGAACCGGAAGTGGCACATGGCGCACTCACCCGCCGGGGCAGTTGGGAGGCCGCTCCGCTGATTCTGGTCGGCGACGACTCGGCCGCCCGGCTGTGCGACCGGGCCCGCAGAGAAGGGGTGCTGCTCATCGGACGCGATCTGGACGACCACGGCATCTGGCGGCGGGCGGTGGCGCTCGGCGCGGACAACGTGGCGTTCCTGCCCGATGCCGAGACCTGGCTGGTGGACCGGATCGCCGATGTCGCCGAGGGCGTGGGCCGGCAGGCCCTGACCATCGGGGTCATCGGCGGCCGCGGCGGCGCTGGCGCCTCCACTCTCGCCTGCGCCCTGGCGGTCACCGCGGCCCGCTCCGGTCGGCGCACCATGCTGATCGATGGCGATCCGCTGGGCGGCGGGCTCGATGTGCTGCTCGGCGGCGAGAGCGCGCAGGGGCTGAGATGGCCCGCCTTCGCCGAGTCGCGGGGGCGGGTCGCCGGAAGCGCTCTGGAGGAGTCGCTGCCCGAGCTGCACGCGCTGCGGGTGCTCAGCTGGGACCGCGGCGATTCGGTCGTCATCCCGTCCTCCGCGATGCGGGCGGTGCTGGCCGCGGCCAGGCGGCGCGGCGGGGTCGTGGTGGTGGATCTGCCGCGCCGCGTCGACGACGCGGCGGCCGAGGCCCTGGCCCAGATCGACCTCGGGCTGCTGGTCGTCCCGGCGGAGCTGCGAGCGGTCGCGGCCGCCCACCGGGTGGCGTCCACGGTGGGCATGGTGCTGCGGGACCTGCGCGCGGTGGTGCGGGGCCCATGCGGACCGGAGCTCGGCGACGAGGAGATCGCGGGGCTGCTCGGGCTGCCGCTGGCCGGACAGCTGCCGCCGGAGCCCGGCCTGGCGGACGCGTTCGAGGGCGGGGAGCCCCCGGGCGGCAGCCCCCGCGGACCGCTCGGCCGGTTCTGCGCGGAGTTCTGGGCGCGTGCCCTCGCCGACGAGGGAGGTGTCACCGCATGA
- a CDS encoding HAD family hydrolase, whose product MLGVVENHSLPRTAAFFDLDKTVIAKSSAFTFSKSFYRGGLINRRAVLRTAYAQFVFLAGGADHDQMERMRAYLSALCRGWNVQQVKEIVAETLHDLIDPIIYDEAASLIEEHHTAGRDVVIVSTSGAEVVEPIGELLGADRVVATRLVVEDGVFTGEVEYYAYGPTKAEAIAELAESEGYDLSRCYAYSDSATDLPMLEAVGHPHTVNPDRALRREAAARGWPVLSFNRPVRLKQRRPSLSMPPRPVLAVAAAVGAAAATAGLVWYTNRRRALYARV is encoded by the coding sequence ATGCTCGGCGTCGTGGAAAACCACTCCTTGCCCCGGACAGCCGCCTTCTTTGACCTGGACAAGACGGTCATTGCGAAGTCAAGCGCGTTCACCTTCAGCAAGTCCTTCTACCGGGGTGGTCTGATCAACCGCCGCGCTGTACTGCGTACCGCCTATGCGCAGTTCGTCTTCCTCGCCGGCGGCGCCGATCACGACCAGATGGAGCGGATGCGCGCGTACCTCTCGGCGCTCTGCCGCGGATGGAATGTCCAGCAGGTGAAGGAGATCGTCGCCGAGACCTTGCACGATCTGATCGACCCCATCATCTACGACGAGGCCGCCTCGCTCATCGAGGAGCACCACACCGCCGGCCGCGATGTGGTGATCGTCAGCACCTCCGGGGCGGAGGTGGTCGAGCCGATCGGTGAGCTTCTGGGTGCGGACCGCGTGGTGGCCACCCGCTTGGTCGTCGAGGACGGGGTGTTCACCGGAGAGGTGGAGTACTACGCCTATGGCCCGACCAAGGCGGAGGCGATCGCCGAGTTGGCGGAGTCGGAGGGCTACGACTTGTCACGCTGTTACGCCTACAGCGATTCGGCGACCGATCTCCCGATGCTGGAGGCGGTCGGCCACCCTCATACGGTCAACCCGGACCGGGCGCTGCGGCGCGAGGCGGCGGCCCGCGGCTGGCCGGTGCTCTCCTTCAACCGCCCGGTCCGGCTGAAGCAGCGCAGGCCCTCGCTCTCCATGCCACCCCGCCCGGTGCTCGCCGTGGCTGCGGCCGTCGGCGCGGCCGCCGCCACCGCCGGGCTGGTGTGGTACACCAATCGGCGCCGCGCCCTTTATGCCCGCGTTTAG
- a CDS encoding oxidoreductase has protein sequence MSTSADPLAALAALPGVAESVNAVRNAVDRVYGHRVMRRRSNEVTSEAALRGARGSAALAGADWALEEVRRRTDFGAEGEPRTVGAALRLTAEAGQLLSIWRQSPLRVLARLHLVAAGGVEGDEGVGRPRQSGEPVDEPLIGSDLPLPDADEVAGRLDGLARLLLAGSEAPALVTAAVVHGELLALRPFVSRNGLVARAAERIVLVGSGLDPKSICPAEVGYAELGVAPYMAALEGYASGTPEGMVVWIAHCGRAVELGVRESTAVCEALQRGAA, from the coding sequence ATGAGTACGTCAGCTGATCCGCTCGCCGCCCTGGCCGCGCTGCCCGGTGTTGCCGAGTCCGTGAACGCCGTACGGAACGCGGTGGACCGGGTTTACGGACACCGGGTGATGCGCCGCCGCAGCAATGAGGTCACCTCCGAGGCGGCGTTGCGCGGGGCGCGGGGCTCCGCCGCGCTGGCCGGTGCGGACTGGGCGCTGGAAGAGGTGCGCCGCCGTACCGACTTCGGGGCCGAGGGCGAGCCGCGCACGGTGGGGGCGGCGCTGCGGCTGACCGCCGAGGCGGGGCAGTTGCTGAGCATCTGGCGTCAGTCGCCGCTGCGTGTTCTGGCCCGGCTGCATCTTGTCGCGGCGGGCGGGGTGGAGGGCGACGAGGGGGTCGGACGCCCCCGGCAGTCGGGTGAGCCGGTGGACGAGCCGCTGATCGGGTCCGACCTGCCGCTGCCGGACGCGGACGAGGTGGCAGGACGGCTCGATGGGCTGGCCCGGCTGCTGCTCGCGGGCAGCGAGGCTCCGGCGCTGGTGACGGCGGCGGTGGTCCATGGTGAACTGCTCGCTCTGCGGCCCTTTGTCTCCCGCAATGGTCTGGTGGCGCGCGCGGCCGAACGGATCGTGCTGGTCGGCAGCGGCCTCGATCCGAAGTCGATCTGCCCGGCCGAGGTGGGGTACGCGGAGTTGGGCGTCGCGCCGTACATGGCGGCGCTGGAGGGCTATGCGTCCGGAACGCCGGAGGGCATGGTGGTGTGGATCGCACACTGCGGACGGGCGGTTGAGCTCGGGGTGCGGGAGTCCACGGCGGTCTGCGAGGCCCTGCAGCGCGGGGCGGCCTGA
- a CDS encoding ATP-binding protein: MKIAFVGKGGSGKTTLSSLFIRHLAAAHAPVVAVDADINQHLGVALGLDEAEAAALPAMGAHLPLIKDYLRGTNPRIASTETMIKTTPPGEGSRLLRIGEDNPVYQACARTLPLDDGSVRLMATGPFTESDLGVACYHSKVGAIELCLNHLVDGPGEFIVVDMTAGSDSFASGLFTRFDMTFLVAEPTRKGVSVYRQYKEYARDFDVALRVVGNKVQGPDDLDFLRAEVGDDLLVTFGHSDWVRAMEKGRAPRFEELEETNRDALRALRDAVDASYERRDWQRYTRQMVHFHLKNAQSWGNAKTGADLAAQVDPAFALREFAPEEGSAAAHAPAQGTARSAAR, translated from the coding sequence ATGAAGATCGCTTTCGTAGGCAAGGGTGGAAGCGGCAAGACCACGCTGTCGTCGCTGTTCATCCGCCATCTCGCCGCCGCCCACGCCCCTGTCGTCGCCGTCGACGCCGATATCAACCAACATCTGGGCGTGGCGCTCGGACTCGACGAGGCGGAGGCCGCCGCACTGCCCGCCATGGGCGCCCATCTCCCACTGATCAAGGACTACTTGCGCGGCACGAACCCCCGGATCGCCTCCACCGAGACCATGATCAAGACCACTCCGCCGGGCGAGGGGTCGCGACTGCTGCGGATCGGCGAGGACAACCCCGTCTACCAGGCATGCGCCCGCACCCTGCCGCTCGACGACGGGTCGGTGCGGCTGATGGCGACCGGCCCCTTCACCGAATCCGATCTCGGGGTCGCCTGCTACCACTCCAAGGTCGGCGCGATCGAGCTGTGCCTGAACCATCTCGTCGACGGGCCCGGCGAGTTCATCGTCGTCGACATGACGGCGGGCAGCGACTCCTTCGCCTCCGGCCTCTTCACCCGCTTCGACATGACGTTCCTGGTGGCCGAGCCCACGCGTAAGGGCGTCTCCGTATACCGCCAGTACAAGGAGTACGCCCGCGACTTCGATGTGGCGCTCCGGGTGGTCGGCAACAAGGTGCAGGGCCCGGACGACCTGGACTTCCTCCGTGCGGAGGTGGGCGATGACCTCCTGGTCACGTTCGGCCACTCCGATTGGGTCCGGGCGATGGAGAAGGGTCGTGCGCCCCGGTTCGAGGAGCTTGAGGAGACGAACCGCGACGCGCTGCGGGCCCTGCGGGACGCGGTGGACGCCTCGTACGAGCGGCGCGACTGGCAGCGGTACACCCGTCAGATGGTGCACTTCCACCTCAAGAACGCGCAGAGCTGGGGGAACGCGAAGACGGGTGCCGATCTGGCCGCCCAGGTCGACCCTGCCTTCGCGTTGCGGGAGTTCGCGCCGGAGGAGGGTTCGGCGGCTGCTCACGCTCCCGCTCAGGGCACGGCCCGCTCGGCGGCCAGGTAG
- the acs gene encoding acetate--CoA ligase: MSNESLANLLREERRFAPPAELTANANVTAEAYERAKADRLGFWAEQARRLSWATAPTETLDWSNPPFAKWFADGKLNVAYNCVDRHVENGLGDRVALHFEGEPGDTRSLTYAELQREVSQAAHALTELGVQSGDRVAIYMPMITETVVAMLACARIGAPHSVVFGGFSADALATRIQDADARVIITSDGGYRRGKPSALKPAVDEALTRPGTENVRSVLVVRRTGQDVDWHEGRDVWWHEIVERQPEQHTPEAFDAEHPLFILYTSGTTGKPKGILHTSGGYLTQVSYTHHTVFDLKPETDVFWCTADVGWVTGHSYIVYGPLSNGATEVLYEGTPDTPHQGRWWEIVQKYGVTLLYTAPTAIRACMKWGDDIPAKFDLSSLRILGSVGEPINPEAWVWYRKHIGADTTPVVDTWWQTETGGIMISPLPGVTATKPGSAQVPLPGIAATVVDDEANEVANGHGGYLVLTEPWPSMLRTIWGDDQRYLDTYWSRFDKRYFAGDGAKKDDDGDIWLLGRVDDVMLVSGHNISTTEVESALVSHPKVAEAAVVGATDPQTTQAICAFVILRGGAAEDDGLVEELRAHVAKQLGPIAKPKRILPVAELPKTRSGKIMRRLLRDVAENRALGDVTTLTDSSVMDLIQSKLPSAPSED; this comes from the coding sequence GTGAGTAACGAGAGCCTGGCCAACCTTCTTCGGGAGGAGCGTCGCTTCGCGCCGCCCGCCGAGCTGACCGCGAACGCCAATGTCACGGCCGAGGCGTATGAGCGGGCGAAGGCGGACCGCCTGGGCTTCTGGGCCGAGCAGGCCCGTCGGCTGTCATGGGCGACCGCGCCGACCGAGACACTCGACTGGTCGAACCCGCCGTTCGCGAAGTGGTTCGCCGACGGCAAGCTCAATGTGGCGTACAACTGCGTCGATCGGCATGTCGAGAACGGTCTGGGCGACCGGGTGGCGCTCCACTTCGAGGGCGAGCCCGGCGACACCCGCTCCCTCACCTATGCCGAGCTGCAGCGGGAGGTCTCCCAAGCGGCCCACGCACTGACCGAGTTGGGGGTCCAGTCGGGCGACCGGGTCGCCATCTACATGCCGATGATCACGGAGACCGTGGTCGCGATGCTGGCCTGCGCCCGCATCGGCGCCCCGCATTCGGTGGTCTTCGGCGGCTTCTCGGCCGACGCTCTCGCCACCCGCATCCAGGACGCCGACGCCCGCGTCATCATCACCTCGGACGGCGGCTACCGACGCGGCAAGCCTTCCGCGCTCAAGCCCGCCGTCGACGAGGCGCTCACCCGTCCCGGCACCGAGAACGTGCGCAGTGTGCTGGTCGTCCGCCGCACCGGCCAGGATGTGGACTGGCACGAGGGCCGCGACGTCTGGTGGCACGAGATCGTGGAGCGCCAGCCGGAGCAGCACACCCCCGAGGCATTCGACGCCGAGCACCCGCTGTTCATCCTCTACACCTCGGGTACGACCGGGAAGCCCAAGGGCATCCTGCACACCTCCGGCGGCTACCTCACCCAGGTCTCCTACACCCACCACACCGTCTTCGACCTCAAGCCGGAGACCGACGTCTTCTGGTGCACCGCGGACGTCGGCTGGGTCACCGGCCACTCGTACATCGTCTACGGCCCGCTCTCCAATGGCGCCACCGAGGTGCTCTACGAGGGCACCCCGGACACCCCGCACCAGGGCCGCTGGTGGGAGATCGTCCAGAAGTACGGGGTCACCCTCCTGTACACCGCCCCGACCGCGATCCGCGCCTGCATGAAGTGGGGCGACGACATCCCGGCCAAGTTCGACCTCTCCTCGCTGCGCATCCTCGGCTCCGTCGGCGAGCCCATCAACCCCGAGGCGTGGGTCTGGTACCGCAAGCACATCGGCGCGGACACCACGCCCGTCGTCGACACCTGGTGGCAGACCGAGACCGGCGGCATCATGATCAGCCCGCTGCCGGGCGTCACCGCGACCAAGCCCGGCTCGGCCCAGGTCCCGCTGCCGGGCATCGCCGCCACCGTCGTGGACGACGAGGCCAATGAGGTGGCGAACGGCCATGGCGGCTATCTGGTGCTCACCGAGCCGTGGCCGTCCATGCTCCGCACCATCTGGGGCGATGACCAGCGCTACCTGGACACGTACTGGTCCCGCTTCGACAAGCGCTACTTCGCGGGCGACGGCGCCAAGAAGGACGACGACGGCGACATCTGGCTGCTCGGCCGGGTCGACGATGTGATGCTGGTGTCCGGCCACAACATCTCCACGACCGAGGTCGAATCGGCGCTCGTCTCGCACCCCAAGGTCGCCGAGGCGGCGGTCGTCGGCGCCACCGACCCGCAGACCACCCAGGCCATCTGCGCCTTCGTCATCCTGCGCGGCGGCGCGGCCGAGGACGATGGCCTGGTCGAGGAGTTGCGGGCGCATGTCGCCAAGCAACTCGGCCCGATCGCCAAGCCCAAGCGGATCCTGCCGGTGGCCGAGCTGCCCAAGACCCGCTCCGGCAAGATCATGCGCCGTCTGCTGCGCGATGTCGCCGAGAACCGCGCGCTGGGCGATGTCACCACGCTCACCGACTCCTCCGTCATGGACCTGATCCAGAGCAAGCTGCCCTCCGCCCCCAGCGAGGACTGA
- the nhaA gene encoding Na+/H+ antiporter NhaA, giving the protein MAAPTSRKFLGRLSLPERTFVTDALRTETVGGVILLMAAIVALILANTPLSGLYGDIKDFSFGPRALHLHLSVASWAAEGLLTIFFFVAGIELKRELVAGELRDPKAAALPVIAAVCGMAVPALVYVAVSASGGGSLEGWAVPTATDIAFALAVLAVLGTALPAALRAFLLTLAVVDDLGAILIIAIFFTQHINFIALGLSVAALVLVWLLHRKGVRTAWIHLPLAVVVWALMHASGVHATIAGVAMGLMLRCTVREGEERSPAERVEHRLRPVSAGVAVPLFALFAAGVPLSGGALADVFSRPETLGVVLGLVVGKAVGVFGGSWCAARFTKAELNEDLAWADVVAVAALAGIGFTVSLLIGELAFPADPTLAGEIKAAVLVGSLSAALFAGILLKLRNTTYQRLCQEEERDEDMDGIPDVYELDSPEYHLRMAAIHEAKAAEHRRLAEVAAANDSGDDGPA; this is encoded by the coding sequence GTGGCCGCGCCCACCAGCCGCAAGTTCCTCGGACGCCTGTCGCTGCCCGAGCGGACGTTCGTCACCGACGCGCTGCGCACCGAGACCGTCGGCGGTGTGATCCTCCTCATGGCCGCCATCGTGGCGCTGATCCTCGCCAACACCCCGCTCAGCGGCCTCTACGGCGACATCAAGGACTTCTCCTTCGGCCCCCGGGCGCTGCATCTGCACCTCTCGGTCGCCTCCTGGGCCGCCGAGGGCCTGCTCACGATCTTCTTCTTCGTCGCCGGTATCGAGCTCAAGCGCGAGTTGGTCGCGGGCGAGCTGCGGGACCCCAAGGCGGCCGCGCTGCCCGTGATCGCCGCCGTCTGCGGCATGGCCGTGCCCGCGCTCGTCTATGTCGCCGTCAGCGCGAGCGGCGGCGGCAGCCTCGAGGGCTGGGCCGTGCCGACCGCCACCGATATCGCCTTCGCGCTCGCCGTACTCGCCGTGCTCGGCACCGCCCTGCCCGCCGCGCTGCGCGCCTTCCTGCTCACCCTCGCCGTCGTCGACGACCTCGGCGCCATCCTGATCATCGCGATCTTCTTCACCCAGCACATCAACTTCATCGCCCTGGGCCTGTCCGTCGCCGCGCTCGTCCTCGTCTGGCTGCTGCACCGCAAGGGCGTCCGGACGGCCTGGATCCATCTCCCGCTCGCCGTGGTGGTCTGGGCGCTGATGCACGCCAGCGGTGTGCATGCCACCATCGCCGGCGTCGCGATGGGCCTGATGCTGCGCTGCACCGTACGGGAAGGCGAGGAGCGCTCCCCCGCCGAGCGCGTCGAGCACCGGCTGCGTCCTGTGTCGGCGGGCGTGGCGGTGCCGCTGTTCGCTCTGTTCGCGGCCGGGGTGCCGCTCTCCGGCGGCGCCCTGGCGGATGTCTTCTCCCGCCCGGAGACCCTCGGCGTCGTCCTCGGCCTCGTCGTGGGCAAGGCCGTCGGCGTCTTCGGCGGCTCCTGGTGCGCCGCCCGCTTCACCAAAGCCGAGCTGAACGAGGATCTGGCCTGGGCCGATGTTGTCGCCGTGGCCGCCCTCGCCGGAATCGGCTTCACCGTCTCCCTCCTCATCGGCGAACTCGCCTTCCCCGCCGATCCCACGCTCGCCGGGGAAATCAAGGCGGCGGTCCTCGTCGGCTCGCTGAGCGCCGCCCTGTTCGCGGGCATCCTCCTCAAGCTGCGCAACACCACGTACCAGCGGCTGTGTCAGGAGGAGGAACGGGACGAGGACATGGACGGCATCCCGGACGTCTATGAGCTGGACAGCCCCGAATACCACCTGCGGATGGCCGCCATTCACGAGGCAAAGGCCGCCGAGCACCGGCGGCTTGCCGAAGTGGCCGCCGCAAACGACTCCGGCGACGATGGTCCGGCATGA
- a CDS encoding phage holin family protein: MSAADDGGNRSLGQLVTTATTELSALMHDEIALAKAELRVGAKKAAVGSGAGMAAGVLLLFSLPVLSFALAYGMRAWTGLGLAWCFLIVGGIYWLFAGILGLLALLKFKKVKAPKRSIASSKESAAVLGSVKPHPRAESNGGRSVRDMTRSSA; this comes from the coding sequence ATGAGCGCAGCCGACGACGGCGGCAACCGCAGCCTCGGCCAGCTGGTGACGACGGCGACCACCGAGCTGTCGGCGCTGATGCACGACGAGATCGCGCTGGCCAAGGCCGAGCTCCGGGTGGGGGCCAAGAAGGCCGCGGTCGGCAGCGGCGCGGGGATGGCGGCCGGGGTGCTGCTGCTGTTCTCGCTGCCGGTGCTGAGCTTCGCCCTCGCCTACGGCATGCGCGCCTGGACCGGCCTCGGCCTCGCCTGGTGCTTTCTGATCGTGGGCGGTATCTACTGGCTGTTCGCCGGCATCCTGGGGCTGCTGGCGCTGTTGAAGTTCAAGAAGGTCAAGGCCCCGAAGCGGTCGATCGCCTCGTCCAAGGAGAGCGCCGCTGTGCTGGGGAGCGTCAAGCCGCATCCGCGTGCCGAGAGCAATGGCGGACGCTCCGTGCGGGATATGACACGCTCGTCGGCATGA
- a CDS encoding alpha/beta fold hydrolase — translation MTVPDTSASVVRLDGPWTHRDVAANGARFHIAELGDGPLVLLLHGFPQFWWTWRHQLPALADAGYRAVAMDLRGVGGSDRTPRGYDPANLALDITGVIRSLGEPDAALVGHDLGGYLAWTAAVMRPKLVRRLAVASMPHPRRWRSAMLADVKQSAASSHVWGFQRPWLPERQLVADDAAAVGRLIREWSGPRLPEDEAVEVYRRAMRIPSTAHCSIEPYRWMVRSLARPDGFQFNRRMKRPVQVPTLHLHGSLDPVMRTRSAAGSGEYVEAPYRWRLFDGLGHFPHEEDPQAFTAELINWLKDPEPDR, via the coding sequence ATGACCGTCCCTGATACCTCCGCGTCGGTCGTACGGCTCGACGGCCCCTGGACCCACCGGGATGTCGCGGCCAACGGCGCGCGCTTCCACATCGCCGAGCTGGGTGACGGCCCGCTGGTGCTGCTGCTGCACGGCTTTCCGCAGTTCTGGTGGACCTGGCGGCACCAGCTGCCCGCGCTCGCCGACGCCGGCTACCGCGCGGTCGCGATGGATCTGCGCGGGGTGGGCGGCAGCGACCGTACGCCCAGGGGCTACGACCCGGCCAACCTCGCCCTCGACATCACCGGTGTGATCCGTTCGCTGGGCGAGCCGGACGCCGCGCTCGTCGGCCATGACCTGGGCGGATACCTGGCGTGGACGGCCGCGGTGATGCGGCCGAAGCTGGTGCGGCGGCTCGCGGTGGCCTCGATGCCGCACCCCCGCCGCTGGCGCTCGGCGATGCTGGCGGACGTCAAGCAGAGCGCGGCCAGCTCCCATGTGTGGGGCTTCCAGCGGCCCTGGCTGCCCGAGCGCCAGCTGGTCGCGGACGACGCGGCGGCCGTGGGGCGGCTGATCCGGGAGTGGTCCGGGCCGCGACTGCCCGAGGACGAGGCCGTGGAGGTCTACCGGCGGGCGATGCGCATCCCCTCGACCGCGCACTGCTCGATCGAGCCGTACCGCTGGATGGTGCGGTCGCTGGCACGGCCGGACGGTTTCCAGTTCAACCGGCGAATGAAGCGGCCGGTGCAGGTCCCGACCCTGCATCTGCACGGGTCACTCGACCCGGTGATGCGGACCCGCAGCGCGGCGGGCTCCGGGGAGTATGTCGAGGCCCCCTACCGCTGGCGGCTCTTCGACGGGCTCGGCCACTTCCCGCACGAGGAAGACCCCCAGGCCTTCACCGCTGAGCTGATCAACTGGCTGAAGGACCCCGAACCCGACCGCTGA